GGGTTGGTTCACCTTGTGTTAGTGTTCCGGATGATATTAAGAAAGAAATTAGAGAATCACTTGACAAAATTAGAGCATCTAAAAGTAAACAAACTGAATTGTTACGAGAGATCGGTGAAGGTCCCCAAAGTATGAGTACGCAATCATCAAAAGTTGGAAGTGTAGGGGGAAATTCAATTGGATGTTCTGGTAGTGGTGAATCAAAAGGTAAAGGTACTCTTCATGAGTTTGTTAGTTCCGAACCTCGACAAACAACCCTAAATTCGacatacaaaaaaaatttgttggTTGATGTGAAGCGTAGAATTGGCCGTTTTATTTACTCTGCCGCACTTCCGTTTAATGTTGTGAATGATCCTTATTGGCTGCCTATGGTTGAGGGCATTGCGGAATATGGAAGAGGGTTCAAGCCTCCTTCAATGCATGAGTTAAGAACTTGGATACTTAAAGCTGAGGTTGATGGCATCAACCTAATATATGAGGAGCATAAAAAGGCATGGAAAAAATATGGATGCACTATTATGTCCGGTGGTTGGACGGATGGaaagaatagaagtttgatcaattttttAGTAAATAGTCCCGCCGgcactttctttttgaaatctaTTGATGCATCAGATTCTATTAAAAATGGGGAATTGATCTTTAAATATCTTAATGATGTTGTTGATGAGGTGGGAGAGgaaaatgtaattcaaattatcACGGATAATGCTTTGAATTGCATTAAGGCGGGGAAAAAAATTATGGAGACTAGACATAAAATTTGGTGGACACCTTGTGCGGCGCATTGCATTGATCTAATGTTGGAGGATATTGCAAAGTTGAAGATTTTTTCTGACACAATTGAGCATGCTAAGATGGTTGTGAAGTTCCTTTATGGTCATGGGACTATACTTTCTTTGATGAGAAAGTATACAAACGGTAAAGAAATTCTCCGTCCCGCTGTTACTCGCTTTGCTACTTCATTTCTCACTCTTCAGAGTATGTATAAGGTTAAAAGGCCACTTGAACAAATGTTTGCTTCCGAAGATTGGGTTAGTTCACCACTATCTCAAACAACTCAGGGGAAGGTCGTGAAGAGAATTGTTATTAATGATCCCAACTTTTGGCCACATGTTGCATTTTGTGTTAAGAGTGTTGTTCCTCTTGTAAGTGTGTTAAGGGAAGTTGATTCGGAGGAGAGATCGGCCATGGGATATATTTATGAACTTATGGATAAGGCAAAAGAgacaataaaatttaattgtggGGGAGTTGACAGAAAATACAaacccatttggaaaaaaattGATTCACGATGGACTCCACAACTTCATCATCCTCTACACGCGGCCGGGTACTATTTGAATCCGCAATTGCGTTATGAAGAAAGATTTTCTTATTGTGATGAAGTTAGAGATGGATTGTATACTTGCATGGATAGGATGTTGTCTTCTGATGATCGTCTTAAAGCAGACATCCAATTGGACTTATATAATAAAGCTGAAGGAGAATTTGGAACTCCAATAGCAAAACGAACAAGAATGTTGCGAACTCCGGGTAAAATTTTCttcttattgttggttgctactcggaaaacctagaggttccactgtacaaaaattttgtacaaaggtctgaactttttcctagctaccatgtgttcttttaaattaaattttggatcgcctgcggaacttaacacgtttgatccaaaacttaatctatttgttcttttaggttttgacttgggtctcctgcggaacttaacacgttcgacccaaatcgccttaagttattaattccattaaatattaatttccataattggttcccagtactgacgtggcgagtcacatgaccttcttggatatgggagcaaccaccaccgactagacaaaaccttttatagaaagctaatatttaatttcctaaaataactttaggttaaccgaaaagaacaatcaaatcacaaggataaataaaacaaaagaacacaacatcgaaaaacatattcgaaatactagaacgtaagcctcttgtatttggtattattttcataaataactagtatgatgcggaaaatgaaaaactactagttataccttctagaaagacctcttgatcttctatcgtattcctcttctaacctcggacgttgtgtgggcaacgatcttccgagatgagaaaccaccaaccaccttcttctcctcctagctaggttcggccacaaagaaagaagcttcaccaaggaagaaaatcaaaacactaaccaagctccaagagatgctcgcttcctctccttcttcttcttcttctccaagtagtatccggccaccacaagagctccaaggaaagagaggggttcggccaccacaagaagaagagagggaaaggatggccggccacaccaaggaacaaaagagggagagaaataaaagaggttgtctcatgaaggcacccttaccccttcttttatattccttggcctaggcaaattaggaaatttaattacaataaaatttccttaatttccttgacatgatttaattgagaaaaataaaataaaatttccccaattaaattcaagtggctggccacatcatgaagaacaaattgtacaagtttcaatcaacaattaaaacttcctaatttgtttccggaaattttaaaattaaaatttctcttcaaaaatctcttcatggttgataaaaaaaaaattcataattttaattttacaacatgtgaataatttttaaagagaaaaaaaaatatctcaccaatctacaaataaggaaagagatctaatctctttctttaatctattgtagatcttttacaagagagatattttaattttaattctctttaataaattatatcttccacataataaaaattaaaattaaatttcttttttaatttaatttggccggcccccactagcttgggttcaagctagggccggccacccaatcttagcTTGATCCTCatgctagcttggctggcccctatcgtgggtataaaaggtgggtataggtgggtatagtactctataaataagaggctacgatagggaccgagaggagaaattggttttggtctcccgataaaattaagcatcccgtgttcgccccgaacacataacttgattttatcaataataattcattccactagagaactattattgaactaccgcaccaatcccaaattacatttttgggctccttcttattatgagtgtgttagtctccctgtgtttaagatatcgaatgtccactaattaagtgagttactgacaactcatttaattaatatctaagtccaagagtagtaccactcaaccttattgtcatgtcggactaggtccacctgcagggtttaacatgacaatccttatgagctcctcttgaggacattatcaacctagtatctctaggacacagtttccttctataatcaacaacacacactataagtgataccatttcccaacttatcgggcttattgattcatcgaactaaatctcacccattgataaattaaagaaataaatatcaaatatatgtgcttgttattatattaggattaagagcacacacttccataataaccgaggtctttgtttctttataaagtcagtataaaagaaacgacctcaaatggtcctactcaatacactctgagtgtactagtgtaattatacagtcaagataaactgatacctaattacactacgaccttctaatggtttgttcctttccattttggtcacgagctactgtttataatttataaggtactgataacattatcttctgcatgtgacaccacatactatgttatctacaatataaattaattgaacaactacaactaaatgtagacaatttgaccaaatgtgattctttattcataatgaatgtttacaaagcttaggctttcagtatacactccaacaatctcccacttatactaatgactaagctgtcatatcttctaccatacatctgattcccattccctccacatgccgatcaaaagctaagggccttagtgaaaggatctgccaggttatctgctgatgcaatcttggcgatgacaacttctcctcgcttcacgatatctcgtatcaggtggtacttgcgctctatatatttacttgccttctgagctcgtggttccttcgagtttgcaactgcaccgctatcatcacaataaattgtgataattttgggcaaaccaggaatcacatctaagtccattagaaagttcctgagccatactgcttctttagctgcctcagcgGCTgttacatactcaacttccatggttgagtccgatacgtatttctgcttaacactcctccatgaaatggctccacctcctaaagtaaacacatagcctgatgtagacttactattgtccctatctgattgaaaatctgaatccgtataacccacagggagcaaatcgtctgcttggtaaattagcatataatctctagtccttctcaggtactttaatatatgctttaccgcagtccaatgtccttgtccagggttactctaatatctgttgaccatgcccacggcaaaacaaatatcaggtctcgtacatagcattgcatacataaggcttcctacagccgaggcataagaaACTGCTTTCatatcttctatctcctttgatgtcttaggagacatctctttagatatagctattccatgcctaaaaggtaagaaacctttcttggaatcctgcatactaaaacgagcaaggattgtatctatatatgaagcttgggacagacacaacattcttttcttgcgatcccttatcactttgatcccaagaatgtgtgcacactctcctaagtccttcatatcaaattatttggacaaccatacccttacgtctgataataccttgacattattgccaattaacaaaatatcatctacgtatagtacaagaaataccaccacgtttccgttacacttcttgtatacacaagactcattcggacactgaataaatccatacgactagattacttcattaaaccggatgttccaagaccttgaagcttgcttcagtccataaatggaccgattgagcttgcaaactagatgctctttgcctttttcaatgaacccttctggttgcttcatatggatgttctcttcaagacttccattaaggaaagctgtcttgacatccatttgccaaatctcataatccatatgagcagcaatggataagagtatccggataaacttaagcatgactaccggtgaaaaggtttcctcataatcgattccctctttctgagtgtaccctttcgcaacaagcctagctttgaaggtttctaccttcccgtctgtccctcttttccttttgtagatccacttgcatccaacggcttttacaccatcaggtggttctacaagctcccagaccttattagagtacatagactctatttcagaattcattgccttttgccaagatgctgcatctatatcttggacccgggatcaaatccgaagactctcccaaaaacatgaatctttcaggctgccttacaaccctcccactacgacgaggcactgtctgtggttgtgtatcatgtgtgacacgtgttgcagtctcttgtggtacttcatcttgtactgttggtactgaagtagacgtgtcctctctaagttcttctaaaacaactttgctactgggcttgtgatccattatatagtcttcttctaaaaactgggcattggtgctaacaatgaccttctggtctttaggactataaaataaaccacctttcgttccttttggatatcctacaaacacgcgattTCATgcggattctaacttatcgacatctggtttcagcacatgtgccggactaccccaaatctgaatatgtcttaggctggttttcgccattccacaattctatgggagtagaagaaacgatttagaaggtactaagttcggaacatagCTGTTtcccgagcatatccccaaaacgaatttgtaattcaataactcatcatcgatctaaccatctccataagagtcctgctCCTTCGTTCGCTACACCATTCGGGTGTTCCAGTGTGgacaattgggattaaatccggcctcgataagtaattcctaaactctcctaagaggtattcgccaccacgatcagatcgtagtgtcttgatacttttacctagtcgtttctccacatcagccttgtattctttgaacttatcaaagcactcggacttgcggcgcattaggtaaatgtatccgtatcttgaataatcgtctataaaagagacaaaatatttaaaaccacctcttgcctggacagacataggaccacacaaatcagaatgaaccaattctaacacttctttggctctataccgcttggccttgaacggtctcttggtcattttaccttctaagcaagattcacaagttggaaaattttccaactctaatgaactcaaaagtccatcggctataagcctctgaatcctacttaagttaatatgaccaagccttagatgccaaagatatgcttggtttatttccgaaggttcttttctcttattagagttagaagatgagttataaatttccatgttttgctttgtggaagaaattggatttaaagtatacaaattgtcaactaatgcaccagaacagataatcactttatttcttttaataactacatcgttactgaaagaaactgaatatccatctaaaaacagtttagaaactgaaattaaattctttttaaaactgggtacataaagataatttcttaaaaccaaattcctacttctactaaaagataagtagacgtctcccactacaacagctgccaccttagtagcattgcccatgtagacggtaatttctccttcagatagtcgtcgggtttcctggaacccctgcaaggaattgcagacatgatcagtggctcccgtatctacacaccaggtgctggtagataacaccgctaaacatgtttcaacaactagagcatgagatatacctttgttttgatttctacgaggacaatccgccttccaatgtcctgcctgcttgcagatgaagcacttgcccttcggcttcttcactccagctttaaatcttgtactctgagacttattcactttctttgctgaactagcttgtttcttcttcttatttcctctcggtttagaagtagaaccattttcagcatagtgaatttgagcattgtgacaaaataatccttctgctgcctgaagttctgtcagtagttccgccaatgaatatacccttttgttcatattgtaattcaggcggaattgctcaaaacttctaggtagtgtttggaggatcatatcgatctgggtttccccatcaatttctcctccaaggatctgtatctcgttcagataagtcatcatctttaggatatgatccctcacaggagtaccctcttgcatggtggttgtcattatctttctcatggcttcttgcctagaagccctatcctgatgaccaaagagttccttgagattgttcataatatcataggctgttgatatgatgtcgatgttgcaatacatttgacattgaagccaaaatgtaacaccgcgccatctcatctgcttttacccatttcctatgatattcaatctcctcttgggtagattcaccagtaggtgcttcagggcaaggctcagtcagtacaaatttatagctttcagcagtaagaacaatgtccaggttccttttccaatctatgtaattaggtccagtaagtctattttgttgaagtatgatggacagtgggttgaaagtcatcctaagaatcacaaataacttttggtcagaactctaaacttagaataatattgattcctcaaacaatactattttaaattaaccaacacctcaaagcaccgtgaattttgtatgccacgttagtgtggacgtatacaaattcaacatttgtaaaaggagggttttatcccattaattttattatcttgtcaacctaactttttgacaaataaaattaatagttggtgtcttttggtcacacaaataatagcagtgactccgatggggaggatactattagatgtgtctaagtgtataccattacttgacactaagtccattaataagattatgccccttccgttggggaagatcacacgctcttaattaacttcctatagtcatccaaaaatggaagtctattctagtgatccacaaacaagctcatccgttatggaggaaggcactcagagccaacgcgcaagcttgtttgcatcacttataaacc
This region of Zingiber officinale cultivar Zhangliang chromosome 9A, Zo_v1.1, whole genome shotgun sequence genomic DNA includes:
- the LOC122021507 gene encoding uncharacterized protein LOC122021507, encoding MSTNLSKKDKKDIGWKYCYQNEGEKAVRCKFCHHISNGGITRLKEHLAQTQGVGSPCVSVPDDIKKEIRESLDKIRASKSKQTELLREIGEGPQSMSTQSSKVGSVGGNSIGCSGSGESKGKGTLHEFVSSEPRQTTLNSTYKKNLLVDVKRRIGRFIYSAALPFNVVNDPYWLPMVEGIAEYGRGFKPPSMHELRTWILKAEVDGINLIYEEHKKAWKKYGCTIMSGGWTDGKNRSLINFLVNSPAGTFFLKSIDASDSIKNGELIFKYLNDVVDEVGEENVIQIITDNALNCIKAGKKIMETRHKIWWTPCAAHCIDLMLEDIAKLKIFSDTIEHAKMVVKFLYGHGTILSLMRKYTNGKEILRPAVTRFATSFLTLQSMYKVKRPLEQMFASEDWVSSPLSQTTQGKVVKRIVINDPNFWPHVAFCVKSVVPLVSVLREVDSEERSAMGYIYELMDKAKETIKFNCGGVDRKYKPIWKKIDSRWTPQLHHPLHAAGYYLNPQLRYEERFSYCDEVRDGLYTCMDRMLSSDDRLKADIQLDLYNKAEGEFGTPIAKRTRMLRTPVSWWERFGSKTPELTTFAIRVLGLTYSASGCERNWSTFESIHTKKRNRLEHAKLNALVFVKYNFKLRERSIRRRDKIDPIVVDEINSDDEWITEKEGPVLPVTTKWLEDDELFESDPIVSVPSATFESLFDSDKRVEDVEDIVEVPPTNSKKRVAENSNKH